The Bacillus carboniphilus genome contains a region encoding:
- the nadB gene encoding L-aspartate oxidase, with protein sequence MEKADVIIVGSGISALQLATQLQGTMKVLMITKGRFRDSNTNRAQGGIAAALHPNDHIHLHTEDTLQASVQFADRDIVQDVVSEGKQLMEQLLQQGFPFDTNTKGQLHFGMEGAHQRSRILHSNGDQTGKAFVSYLLQQLRSNVTIRENEMVFEVIQNELGECIGVKSKNKQQRTNVYIAPYVVLATGGCSAIYNPTSNYEGAVGDGLYVAWRAGARLVNCEFIQFHPTILNVKNFTSFLISEAVRGEGGVLTLKDCIPLMETLHPMKDLAPRHIVAEAIFNAGEVYLDINNIQNFKTRFPSITAACEERGISIELGKIPVQPGAHFLMGGVETDSFGRTNIKGLLAIGELAYTGLHGSNRLASNSLLEGLVMGKRAAEVIQQGTECSKQLTPSQGWDRIQPFVPLCLPTPKQIKDNMMKYVGVKRSEYSLTKMLQWLESFSIDFSTTNLGHYSFKDIETIYMLFSAGVVTKSALLRKESRGAHIRSDYPDESTDWLYRKIIFEGNQVKVGLRKDEFVVS encoded by the coding sequence TTGGAGAAAGCTGACGTTATCATAGTCGGAAGTGGTATTTCCGCTTTACAGTTAGCTACACAATTACAAGGTACAATGAAAGTACTCATGATTACAAAAGGTCGCTTTCGAGATTCAAATACGAATCGGGCTCAAGGTGGTATTGCTGCAGCCCTTCATCCAAATGATCATATTCATTTACACACGGAGGATACTCTTCAGGCAAGTGTACAATTTGCAGATAGGGATATCGTTCAAGATGTTGTAAGTGAAGGAAAGCAGTTGATGGAGCAATTATTACAACAAGGATTCCCTTTTGATACCAATACAAAGGGACAATTACATTTTGGAATGGAAGGGGCACATCAACGAAGTAGAATTCTACATTCTAATGGAGATCAAACAGGTAAAGCGTTTGTTAGCTATTTACTCCAGCAGCTTCGCTCAAATGTTACGATCAGGGAAAATGAAATGGTTTTTGAGGTCATTCAAAATGAACTAGGGGAATGTATTGGAGTTAAATCAAAGAATAAACAGCAACGAACGAATGTGTATATAGCACCTTATGTAGTATTAGCAACGGGTGGTTGTAGCGCTATTTATAACCCAACATCCAATTATGAAGGAGCAGTTGGGGATGGATTATATGTGGCATGGAGAGCAGGAGCAAGACTGGTAAATTGTGAATTTATTCAGTTCCATCCTACAATATTGAATGTGAAAAATTTCACAAGTTTTCTTATATCTGAGGCTGTTCGAGGGGAAGGAGGAGTCCTTACTCTGAAGGATTGCATACCTTTAATGGAAACGCTTCATCCTATGAAAGACTTGGCTCCAAGACACATTGTAGCTGAAGCTATTTTCAATGCTGGAGAAGTATATCTAGATATTAACAATATACAAAACTTTAAAACAAGGTTTCCATCCATTACTGCAGCTTGTGAAGAAAGGGGAATATCTATTGAATTAGGTAAAATCCCTGTTCAACCAGGTGCTCATTTCTTAATGGGTGGTGTTGAAACAGACTCATTTGGCAGAACAAATATTAAAGGCTTACTTGCAATTGGAGAGTTAGCCTATACAGGGCTGCACGGGTCAAACCGTTTAGCAAGTAATTCTCTATTGGAAGGACTTGTAATGGGAAAGCGAGCAGCTGAAGTCATTCAACAAGGAACTGAATGTTCGAAACAGCTTACCCCTAGTCAGGGCTGGGATCGTATTCAACCATTCGTACCCTTGTGTTTGCCAACACCCAAACAAATAAAAGATAACATGATGAAGTATGTAGGTGTAAAACGTTCTGAGTATTCATTAACGAAGATGCTGCAGTGGTTAGAATCCTTTTCTATAGACTTCTCAACTACGAATCTAGGACATTATTCATTTAAAGATATTGAAACAATCTACATGCTCTTTTCTGCAGGAGTAGTTACGAAGTCTGCCTTATTAAGAAAAGAGAGTAGAGGTGCACATATTCGTAGTGATTACCCAGATGAAAGTACGGATTGGTTATATAGGAAAATCATTTTTGAAGGAAATCAAGTGAAAGTGGGGTTGAGGAAGGATGAATTTGTTGTTAGTTAG
- the nadC gene encoding carboxylating nicotinate-nucleotide diphosphorylase, producing the protein MNLLLVRKKLEEFFMEDWGDYDLTTESIFSESDQGTFTILAKQDGVFAGSIIIEEGYKMLQKDCEITCFKQDGNLVKKGEIIAEVSGRLQSLLTGERVILNLIQRMSGIATITREAVSKVEGSQTRICDTRKTTPGLRIFEKYAVRCGGGFNHRNGLYDSVLIKDNHIEASGSITNAIQKVKMRVGHTVKIEVEIESEQQLHEAIRNHADIIMFDNLPPAEIKKWVKYVPDHIVTEASGGITLDRLKDYAETGIQYISLGYLTHSAPSLDFSMNVKQGSKGGILV; encoded by the coding sequence ATGAATTTGTTGTTAGTTAGAAAGAAACTAGAAGAATTTTTTATGGAGGATTGGGGTGACTATGATTTAACAACTGAATCTATCTTTTCAGAAAGTGACCAAGGTACATTCACAATTTTAGCCAAGCAAGATGGTGTTTTTGCAGGTTCCATAATTATCGAAGAAGGATATAAGATGCTCCAAAAAGACTGTGAAATCACTTGTTTTAAACAAGATGGTAATCTAGTAAAAAAGGGAGAAATCATTGCAGAAGTATCAGGTAGATTGCAGTCCCTTTTAACAGGTGAAAGGGTTATTCTGAATCTGATTCAAAGAATGTCTGGCATTGCAACTATTACGAGAGAGGCTGTAAGTAAAGTGGAAGGAAGTCAGACCAGAATATGTGATACACGAAAGACTACACCTGGTTTACGAATCTTTGAAAAATATGCGGTTCGTTGTGGTGGTGGCTTCAACCATAGAAATGGATTATACGATAGTGTTCTTATTAAAGACAACCATATTGAGGCTTCTGGCTCCATTACCAATGCCATTCAAAAAGTAAAGATGAGAGTCGGTCATACAGTTAAAATTGAAGTGGAAATCGAGTCTGAACAGCAACTTCATGAGGCCATTCGAAATCATGCAGATATCATTATGTTCGATAATCTTCCACCTGCTGAGATTAAGAAATGGGTGAAGTATGTTCCTGATCATATTGTTACGGAAGCAAGTGGAGGCATAACTCTCGATCGATTGAAAGACTATGCTGAAACAGGTATCCAGTATATATCTCTCGGCTACTTAACCCATTCAGCTCCATCATTAGATTTTAGTATGAATGTGAAGCAGGGAAGTAAAGGAGGAATATTAGTATGA